GGAAAACAAGTAGACTGTCTAGTTTGTAATGTTATTAGAAATGACCTTTGTGAAATGACATGAGGCGCTGCTAGGTTAGCAGACTAGCAAGGTTACGCGGTCCTCTGCAAAGAAAGACGCTGTTAGTTTGACATAAACGATTAAAGAGGGCACATCTGAAATCTACACTTTTTAGAATATGTCCCGATAAGTTTAGGAGCTGCAGAAAGTGTAAACTAGAGTGCACGTCATTCATTTGTCATTCAAAACACTCCTTCCGATGGGGCGGTGtagtattttcatgttttctccacatGCAAggtgtttaaaacaaatgttcagtttgttttaaacctgcagaaaatgttgataaaGAATTCTCCGAGTAAATATTGTAAAGAGGTTAGGGTTACGTGTGAATAGCAGTGTTATTCACGTAGGGCTCAATTATGTATCCATCCGCAGGCAGGGACTATGTCGCTCCTGCCGCCGCCGCCAGCGCCGCCACAGGCCGCATTGTGGCCGTCATCGGCGCCGTCGTCGATGTCCAGTTCGATGAGGGCCTCCCTCCCATCCTCAACGCCCTGGAGGTCACCGGCCGCGACTCTAGGCTAGTCCTGGAGGTTGCTCAGCATCTTGGTGAGCCTTAAATCTTCAACTAACAAAACTATTTCATGTTTGTAGAAGCTTGCTGAACCTACTTGCTGTTCACAGGTGAGAACACAGTGCGTACTATCGCTATGGATGGTACCGAGGGTCTGGTTCGTGGACACAAGGTTCTGGACACCGGTGCCCCCATCAGAATCCCAGTGGGCCCCGAGACCCTGGGGAGGATTATGAATGTGATCGGCGAGCCCATCGACGAAAGGGGTCCAATCAGCACCAAACAGTGCGTCAAAGTAAAATATCTATAATCTTGAGATATTCCATTCATACCTAAGgattaaaagaaactgtttaactCTTTCTCCCTTAGGACGGCACCTATCCATGCTGAGGCTCCTGAATTCACCGACATGAGCGTGGAGCAGGAGATTCTGGTGACTGGCATTAAGGTGGTGGACCTGCTGGCCCCTTATGCCAAGGGAGGGAAAATTGGTATGTATTAGCATTAAAGGAGTAGTTTGGTTTTTGAATTGGGGGGggggtaatttaaaaaaactttacatattttccattttgaggTCTTGATTccagtttttcttaaatatctaTAAATGACAGCAAATGCAATTTTTGGGGTCAGTGGAGCTAGTTCACCTTTCTTTCATAAAGAcgttttaggcaaaaaaaaaaaaaaaatttgtccTAAAATGGGCCATTATTTTTGGAAGGTGACCAATACTACTGTTGTGTTTTGGGGCCTGccacaatttttaaattgtcccaataaaccaggggtgtccaaagttggtccttgagggccgccatcctgtgtgttttagttctctccctggtttaacgcacctggatccaatgatggctcattagaggccttAGGAGAACATTGACAAGCTGAGAAGGTTGTTACTACAACCAgggagagaacaaaaacatgcaggatgccggcccttgaggactcaCTTTGGACATCactgcaataaacgataatgtcattttgagaccattttcaagcaatatgtTAACATTGGAACTGGAGGATGCTTTTAATAATCAAAGactaaacaataaatcaaatggaAACAGTATAATTTCCATTAACCTTTGCTACATTTCGAATaggtttttcacttttaaatgttCACTTTCATATTCCAACAGCCACTTTTGAATCAATTGAAAATGCTTTCGCTCTTCCTAAATGGAAATCATGGTATTTCAGTGGAAAAATCCTCTGTAGCAACGCAGTGACATTGCTTGTGGTTTCAGGGCTGTTTGGTGGCGCCGGAGTAGGAAAGACTGTGTTGATCATGGAGCTGATCAACAACGTGGCCAAAGCCCATGGTGGTTACTCCGTGTTCGCTGGCGTGGGCGAGCGGACCCGCGAGGGAAACGACTTGTATCATGAGATGATCGAGTCTGGTGTCATCAACCTGAAGGACACTACCTCTAAGGTGGGGCTCGAATTCCTCCTCAAAGAAGTAACGCATCCACCATGCAGTAATGGGACGGGCTGGTTAAAGTCTGTTTCTCCCCCTGTAGGTGGCGCTGGTGTACGGACAGATGAACGAGCCCCCAGGCGCCCGCGCCAGAGTGGCGTTGACTGGACTGACCGTGGCTGAGTACTTCCGTGACCAGGAGGGTCAGGACGTGCTCCTCTTCATCGACAACATTTTCCGCTTCACACAGGCCGGTTCTGAGGTTTGTACCAGTAACACAGCTAAGGAATCTTCACCAAGGGGAAGGTTTTTGCTAAAAGAAACACCTACCGCCCTCTCAGGTGTCTGCCCTGCTGGGTCGTATCCCCTCTGCTGTGGGTTACCAGCCCACTCTGGCCACTGACATGGGTACCATGCAGGAGAGAATCACCACCACCAAGAAGGGTTCGATCACATCTGTGCAGGTAAACATTTAGCAAAACACAATCTCAAATTTACTTAATAAAATGAGttatttttgctgcacagaATTAAGCAACATCTACCTTTCTGGTGGGAAAATAATATGATCAAAGAAACCTAAAGCGaaactttgttttctctgcaggccATCTATGTGCCCGCTGACGACTTGACTGACCCTGCTCCCGCCACCACCTTCGCTCACTTGGACGCCACGACTGTACTGTCCCGTGCCATCGCCGAGTTGGGCATCTACCCTGCCGTGGATCCCCTGGACTCCACCTCCCGTATCATGGACCCCAACATTGTCGGAGCTGAACATTACGACGTCGCCCGTGGCGTGCAGAAGATCCTTCAGGTTGGGGAAGCtgcattgtttttgtctttatgaaGACCTGTTGGATAGTCAACAAGCTAACTGGTTAGCCTTCTTACAGGACTACAAGTCCCTTCAGGACATCATCGCCATCCTGGGTATGGATGAGTTGTCCGAGGAGGACAAACTGACTGTGGCCCGCGCCCGCAAGATCCAGCGTTTCCTGTCTCAGCCCTTCCAGGTGGCTGAGGTCTTCACAGGCCACTTGGGCAAACTGGTGCCCCTGAAAGAAACCATCAAGGGCTTCAAGAGCATCCTTGGAGGCAAGTATTGTAAAAAGTACTTCTACATTTAAGCTGAAACGCACACTTCATAACTTTATGCTTTTTGTTGTTCCAGGCGAGTATGATAACCTGCCTGAGCAGGCCTTCTACATGGTCGGTCCCATTGAGGAAGTGATCCAGAAAGCTGAGAAGCTGGCTGAGGAGCACTCATAAACACCTGAACATTCTGAGCAGAGGGGAGGGTCCTATGGTTAGGAGCACTTGGTTtgtaaaacatgtcaaaaatacaaatgtaccTGTCTTGTCGCCCTGAAGAAAGTTCTATTTAATGTTTCCAGTGAAAGATAGAATAAACCACTGTCTTTACACAAACAGACTTGTCAACTGCATATTTCATGAGCTTTAGCTGTAATAGAGGCCTGTTCCTTGAGAAAACTTATGAAATGATTGTCCTCTATTGTGACCACAAGATGGCAGACTTGAGCTGTAAAACTTTTGAGTTGTGTTGCAGATTGTTACGTTTGGAAATAAAACGGACAAAttggaaactttttattttttgtcacttcATGTGGTAAGGTAATGTGCTTTAAAGTAGTTATGTTTAGGAAAGAAAGTGGAAATTTAAGGTTATTTTAAAACGTTGAAGTCtaattttgcaaggcactgtaggTATCTGGGAAGACACCCGAGTAGCTTAATCCCAACTTTTTAGGGTTACCAATATTTCAGCATGAGAATGTAAAATCTATACAGATTAGAGCACATCTTGGACATTTGACTAGTGAAAAATTACCTTTCCAAGCTGACTGCAGTTGTCCTAAAGCATTTGATAAGACACGGATCTTAACAAAGCAattgtttttgctatttatgGTAAGCTGGAAAGAAATCTGAAGTCCTTACCAAACAGCTTTCATCCATAATTCTGTATGATTAAGCCAAAAATTGTGAATGTgccagaaaacaacaaaacaacaattttaaggGCATAAACTAACAACTGTTTAACctatttgaaaggaaaaaatgaaattgcAGCACAACATAGTTTTGAAAACTTGTATTTCAACACAACttccaaacaaatgttttgccataaaggaaaacacatttaaaaaaaatccataccAACTGTCGAGCACGGTGGTGGAGGGGTAGTGATTGGGGCTTATTTTGAGCCAAACACTGGATTATCTAACATCTAAAGGTCGGATTGATTTCTATGTGCACAGACTAGCCTAATTTTGTAACCAAATTGAAAGCAGGTTGggctttttattgcttttcctTAACCTTTAACACTTGACTATCATGAATGCAAAGAGTTTACTTCACGCAGCAGATAAGGTGGCCTTGACAGTGTCCTTGTGAGAGCAGCTCAACCTTGTCATTAGAGTGAACAAGTCGAGACTAAACCGACTGCTAATATTGAAACGTACATTGTCAGCTAGTGTGGTAATGCATGAAGTGGATGCATAGATGGAGGGTTACTGTAACTTCTTGGCAATGGGAATGGCATTCTTCAGGAAGAAGTAATCAACAAAACAGGTTGGCATGTATGACATTGGCAGCCAGAAAAACTTGCCATCCCAGCCGGGGGAGTAACGTTTGCGCGGCCAGGTGGCGGAGACTGCGTGCTCCATGCAGCTGACCACCTTCATCAGATCGCCGTCACTCATTTGggtaagtttttcttttatcacgTCTTTGGCTGGAACAAAAGATAAGTCTGTTGAAGCAAATAAAAGAAGACAATTGACGGGAACGAAAGTTTCATGCTTACATTTTTGGATGTATTCAGCCCCGTAGTCATCTCTGATGTCCTGCGGCAGTCTGTCCCACAGCTTTTGGACGTTCCTGGTGTGGAGTTCGCTGTCTGTGACGCTGGTCTTGAAGAATCCCGGCTCAATACAGAGGACTTTGACACCAAAAGGAGCCATGGTGAACCTGAGGAAATTATGTCATCTTTGTCAACACTAAAAGGCCAGTGTTGGCGCAGTAGTACATTTATAGGGCAGGTTAATATTTCACCGGAGGCTGTCGTTGAAAGCCTCAACGCCGAACTTTGAGACAGGGTATGGGCCCCCGGTGACACAGATCCTCCCAAACACACTTGCGACATTCACCACTCGGCCCCTGGCCTTCTTTATCAGAGGCAGGACGCTCAGTGTGGCTCCGATAACCCCGTTCAGGTTCACGTCCAGCATTGATTTGTAATCGTCAAGGGTATGCCAGTCGCAGGGGCCGGAGGGAACAGCAACACCTGCGTTGTTTACCAAAGCCCAGAGACCTGCAAGGAACCCAAATACATATACAACCTGCTAAATTTCTCAATGAAATGCCTGTCTGTCCATCTACAACCAACTCACCATGCACTCCGACTTTGTCCTTAATCATGGCTGCAACTTTGGCCAAACTCTCCTTCGACACAACATCCAGGTGTGTTGTGATCAGGTTGCTGGAGCAGGccttcttcagctcctcctctccCTTCTCAGTGTAACACCCGGCAATCACTCGGAAGCCTATCTTGTCCAGATGGCGAGCCAGAAGGTTCCCAAAGCCGGTGTCGCAGCCCGTGATGTACACATACTTGTTGGCCTTGTCACCGACCCTGGGGAGCTCTCTGATCCAGCGGAACAGGTAGAAGAGCACGACCAGGCCCAGAAGATACAGGAACATGTCTGTAATGTGAAAGAATATTCTTATTTGTTACTGTACACCAACTGGAGGGAGGCAAGCTCATCTGTAAAGAAACATCAGGCAAAAATATTCTGGGTATATACCAAAGTCGATCAATCTGCCCCTGAAACCAATGTTCATTTCCACCTTGTATTgtcatgtggtatttgtttggtcatgtgacagtgaggCAGAACAGGATCATGGAATTTTTAATTGAAGCACAGTAGCAATGTCAGCACTGCGGTCATCTTTAAGAATGGTGTAGGGAAATATACATatgaataatattattttaaaaaatcagtcaTTGGCTATTAAAGGAATATTGGGTATGAATATTGGATCTCGATATAGGTCCACATTTACAGCCCTATTTTTTCTGATAACATGAAAAGTACAACGATTTTGCAAAAAGACACAATCTCCAAGACTCCAATGACTTTTAGAAGAAACGTCTAAAATATGATTCTGGCACTGGGGCAAGAGTTTAAACAAAGTCTTGTTCCATAAAACCCCTCCAATGTGATTAAGTTCAAGAATATCAAAGGGCCAggctacttttattttaaacctgttaAAAACAACTGCATTTGGTAAATTCTCAGATTCCTTTTCTGGTATGCAAATGAGTTCAACAAGAAagtttacaacaaaaataagctgaaacaaaataacTCTATATAGGGGCCAATACTGAAGTCAGACACAAGTAAATTCAGGTAGTTCCCAACTTTCCAGCAGACACCGACACACAGGATGCATATCTGTCCGGACAGATATCTGTCCAGACAGATATGCATCAGTCATTGAGTAGGAATGTTGGTCATGGTGGAATGGATTGGGTGGGTTCATTTGGGTGGGTTTCTATATTCACATTCACTGATTGcatccagggttttttttctcttgcccTTAAGATCTGATGTTTTTGTAGTAAACTGAACCAGCAATGAAACTAATTTGGTTTCTCAAAGAGCCCTTAAGTAACTGTTTGGGTTTCAACAGTTGGTAAGAGCTGTTCAATTGTCCTTTTTGCAGAGTTTGTTGTGATCTTACACCCATTTGTAGagaagtagaaaatattttttattgcagatgTATTGCATCACCCTAGATTTTCTGCCATAGcattttatatgaattatttaaagagaTGGGTACCTAACATGTCCTCTTTGCCTAACCTGGCATGTAGATAATAGTAATAgatctaactttttttttctgtaatggcCTTGGAGGTCTAATTTACACCTCCCAGTCTGCTCCACTGGTTGGTTGTTGTGTGACACAAATTCTGTCCTTAGCTGACCACTTGAGTCCACACTCAGGTTTTTATGACCACACTGTCTGCGATCACCAGCAGGTTgataatatgtatttttattatttatcgaTCGTAACATTTGCAACATTGTTAGCCTTCGAGACCCTTCAGATTGTGTTACACTATGTCcttatcagttttatttatttatatttgcaaaaCCATGGATCACTAACTGTTCCAACAACTTTCAAAATCATATATGGCCAAGAAAATCTGAttcactttatttgtttcatttggcATGAATGTGCTTCCGTACATGGAAGTCCTACTGGAGATTATGAGCTCACTTCCCTCCACACATTCTTCTGTCCTCATAGTCGAAACCTTTTACGAGCTAATAAATGAAGCCACTgactaaaaaagttacatttatatcatttctttctgttaagCCCAGTAATAGTGATCAGAACGTAAAATGTGGCGTtgctttctctattttttttttaagaacatttaCGCTAACGTGAAGAAAAAGTTGTTGCTGAAAGTTTAAAAGCCTCCCTGGAAGGCAAAACTGAGACACACTAAACTTACAGGAGGAAACATTCATGCAGCCATATTTCGTAACATGACAAGAAGACATTCAGGGATCGATAGAGCGCATTCTACTCTGATAAAGAAATTTAGAAATCTACAGTagaacaaataaagtaaaacaatgcATAGTCTGATATCTCGCCTCCTCTCTGTTCTCATCCCCTTGTCGTTTTATAAATGTCCCTAATAGataatgaaaatgacaaaaaaaaagaactaccTGCAGCAGAGCAATGTCCGTGGACTGTCTCCTGTTCGAGTGGACCCGATGAGACAAAGTCAGGAACCTAATCAGATGGTGTCGAAATAGGAAACGACAATGGGCGCCCCCTGCTGACAAGAGAAGGAATTGTTTGTCCATGTCCAGTTACGTTGGTatcttttattctgtttttattcatttccatATAGCTCCTACTAGTTTTCAGTCCTGATATTTTCATTCAGTAGCATGCAGTGTTTTCACTTTTACCCTAGCACAAAtgaaatagcatttttatatattagataaaatacaataaactaCAGAGCAATAGTTCCCAATGAGAAGTTAGCAGTATAGGTGACAGCAGCTAACAGTTGTAAAATGAAACATAGCTAAAATAcacaacattaataataatagttaaaaacatatgcaaaacatagaaaaattactcacaaaacactgtatatTACAAAACACTGTATATTACATTTGCCTAAAGTATATGTCAAAAAATAATACTTGTAAAGAAAGTAGTATTATTTTGTGGTATGTATTTAAGCTGATCCTTAAATACATACCACAGTTAcagacagcaacagaaaaagagggaggagctgctggttgctatggtaactaCCAACTGTGTAGAACGTCATAGCTGAACTTAATACATCAATGTCTGAAGAAACAACTTCTTGactaaacaaaatacattttaagaataaataagcaaacttCACATTTATAATGTTAAGATAAAACCCTGTTACTTTAGCAAAGGTCTAAATTTCCCTCAAGGTTGACTTCAATTTTCATGGCGCAACCTTCAGAAAATCTCCAGGGCAAGTTCCATAAAGGTTTTCTGAATCCTCCAAAGGTTAGCTTCAACAAGGACAGTGTGACCACCAGGGAAATATGAAGGAATATCTTCTAAATTTGTATCAAAAATGGCTGAAGATTAACTACAAATTTGATGCAACCTTCAGAAAACGTCCAGGGGGAAGCTTGCATAAAGGTTTCCCAAGGTTAGTTTCAGCGTTGACTTGTAAACTTATGGCAACTATCAGTGTTCTCTAAAGTTAACTACAACTTCAGCTATGTTGCTTTCAGAGAGCATTCAATGAATGTGTCTAAATCCATCTATCAACCCATCCTTCCTCCGTTTCTTTCTTGGTATTTCAGACATTCATGCTGAGTTCAAGCACTTATACTTTGACAAATGGTCTAAAATAACTTGAAATttgagagagagacagagagagagaaaaggctTTTAATGGATCACATCCCCATGAGAGTAACTCTGAGCCAGACTGTATATTCAGCCTGAAGATCCCATCAAAATAGTCACACAGCAGGAAGCAAACTGATGAAACCTGCTGAAATCTCCAGTAGGAACCTCACCATCACTTCTTGGTCTCCATCCAGCAGTAACATTCTTTAGCTTCCAATCTGTTTACAGTCTGCTGCTGAACGCTTGTCTTAACTTATGTTTGTCAGACTTCAGTGTGCAAAACTGCATCTAGAATAAACTGATGCTGGACTTCCTTAAGTCTCAATGTGACTGATGAAAACCAAGCTTACGTCAAGAAATGCAGAGCTGGtggaaataaagagcaaaatgcttttattcagttttgtgtttattcccATAAACCCTTTGAGATTGTTTGTGCTCCCACaccaaacacagagaaatgAGGAGTAGCAGCTTCCTGTTTTGACCTTttagagtttttcattttgctcttgAGCCTTGATTACAACAAAGGGCTAGAAAAGTCCTATAAAGGTTGTGGTTGTTTATTACTTTCCATCAAACAGAAGAGTGCTGATCGGGGGGACtattaaaagttttcatatGTACCCCTTAaaccttttcactttttaaaatgtttcaacaaCAAGGTTcagtgcatttttttctctattcgtgattttatgtgacggcCTTTGCATGTGTTCACCGTTCTCTCGTGACGTGTCTTCCTCAAAGATTCAAATACTTGGGCAAGACAAGTGGGAGTTTGAACCCAGATTTATAT
The genomic region above belongs to Xiphophorus maculatus strain JP 163 A chromosome 24, X_maculatus-5.0-male, whole genome shotgun sequence and contains:
- the atp5f1b gene encoding ATP synthase subunit beta, mitochondrial, with the translated sequence MLGAVGRCCTGALQALKPGVQPLKALVGSPAVLSRRDYVAPAAAASAATGRIVAVIGAVVDVQFDEGLPPILNALEVTGRDSRLVLEVAQHLGENTVRTIAMDGTEGLVRGHKVLDTGAPIRIPVGPETLGRIMNVIGEPIDERGPISTKQTAPIHAEAPEFTDMSVEQEILVTGIKVVDLLAPYAKGGKIGLFGGAGVGKTVLIMELINNVAKAHGGYSVFAGVGERTREGNDLYHEMIESGVINLKDTTSKVALVYGQMNEPPGARARVALTGLTVAEYFRDQEGQDVLLFIDNIFRFTQAGSEVSALLGRIPSAVGYQPTLATDMGTMQERITTTKKGSITSVQAIYVPADDLTDPAPATTFAHLDATTVLSRAIAELGIYPAVDPLDSTSRIMDPNIVGAEHYDVARGVQKILQDYKSLQDIIAILGMDELSEEDKLTVARARKIQRFLSQPFQVAEVFTGHLGKLVPLKETIKGFKSILGGEYDNLPEQAFYMVGPIEEVIQKAEKLAEEHS
- the LOC102235837 gene encoding retinol dehydrogenase 7-like, whose translation is MFLYLLGLVVLFYLFRWIRELPRVGDKANKYVYITGCDTGFGNLLARHLDKIGFRVIAGCYTEKGEEELKKACSSNLITTHLDVVSKESLAKVAAMIKDKVGVHGLWALVNNAGVAVPSGPCDWHTLDDYKSMLDVNLNGVIGATLSVLPLIKKARGRVVNVASVFGRICVTGGPYPVSKFGVEAFNDSLRFTMAPFGVKVLCIEPGFFKTSVTDSELHTRNVQKLWDRLPQDIRDDYGAEYIQKSKDVIKEKLTQMSDGDLMKVVSCMEHAVSATWPRKRYSPGWDGKFFWLPMSYMPTCFVDYFFLKNAIPIAKKLQ